One genomic window of Phoenix dactylifera cultivar Barhee BC4 chromosome 6, palm_55x_up_171113_PBpolish2nd_filt_p, whole genome shotgun sequence includes the following:
- the LOC103710183 gene encoding uncharacterized protein LOC103710183, with the protein MAFSSPIFAGLPTVAVSVKACSTKINGRATRRQESNRFLSASPISLPRSRALEVAIPLAASAAILLWPNPVHAGILSGFSGLESIPGPQLPQIDFLNKWNEENQKKYAEFDKRFKSSTVLKELLERSKLNKERNRREIEDKYCLRGAEWGVGDCSTEGMTQEERDDFVGLLKKRVGGD; encoded by the exons ATGGCCTTCTCCTCTCCCATCTTCGCCGGCCTTCCGACCGTCGCAGTCTCCGTAAAGGCCTGCAGCACCAAAATAAACGGTAGAGCTACGCGACGCCAAGAATCCAATAGGTTTCTTTCGGCCTCGCCCATCTCTCTCCCCCGTTCTCGAGCTCTCGAGGTGGCTATTCCTTTGGCCGCCTCCGCTGCCATTCTTCTGTGGCCCAATCCAG TGCATGCTGGGATTCTCTCAGGGTTCTCAGGTTTGGAATCAATTCCTGGCCCCCAGCTACCTCAAATTGATTTCCTCAACAAATGGAATG AGGAAAACCAGAAGAAGTACGCTGAGTTTGACAAAAGATTCAAATCATCTACTGTGCTTAAAGAACTCTTGGAGAGGTCTAAACTGAATAAGGAAAG GAATCGGAGGGAAATTGAAGACAAGTATTGCTTGCGTGGTGCAGAGTGGGGTGTAGGAGATTGCTCCACAGAAGGCATGACACAAGAAGAAAGAGACGACTTTGTTGGATTGTTGAAAAAGAGAGTTGGAGGAGACTAA